The following is a genomic window from Falco naumanni isolate bFalNau1 chromosome 10, bFalNau1.pat, whole genome shotgun sequence.
gcggcacgggcaggggcagcctggCGGGCGCTGTCCCCGGCCCGCGATCCCGGGGCTGCCGCGGAGCCCGGCCCCGCAGCGGCAGCACGGCGCGGCCGACGGGGAGGAGCggtcccggccccggccccggcccgcagagtccgccccgccgggggagcggcggccTCGTGAGCGGAGCCCCCCGCCGGCTGGCGGGAGCGGGGCGAggggcccggggccggccggTGGCCGAGCGCAAGGCGCGGGCAGAACCGTGCAGCGGCGGCGGGGTAACGCGTGTCACTTCGCCGGTGTCTCGCTGGGGGTGCGGGCGGAGCGGAGCCGCCAGCGTGACGGGCTCCCGCGGGCGGCTGGTGTTCGGGGCACGGCCCTTGGGCTGCCAGGGACGGTCACTCGCCAGCGGCGTCCCGCACGTCTTGGACACGCCAAGACGGCTTAAAACTAACGAAGTTACAGCAGCCAAATAGCAGGGACTTGGCTAATGCAACGTTGTCGCTGAAAACGCGTTGCTTCAAAGTATCTTCAGTGAGATGTTTGGAATACCGGCAGTCTGTTAAAATAACTATGTAAgaatggattttttccttttccccataTTTTCTTATACATCAGGTGTCTCTTCTCATCAGCCAGTTTCAAGCAACCAGTCTATTGTTAGAAGCTTCATAACAGTTAAACCCAAACTAGATCCcgcagggaaaggcaggcaggtATTAGCATTTCTacgtgtgtatgtgtgcacgTACATAAACACACACGCACTGAGGTTAGGCTTTGGTAGCAGCTGGCAGGTGAGCACGGACACCCTTTGGCGTGCCTGTACACCTCCAGGCTATGTGTATCACCTGTGGTGTTTTACTTCACAGGATTTTCACTGGAGGGCTGTGAAAGACTGTGCTTTGTGTCCAACAAACGATGTGTTGTTTAGAAAATCACATCCTTCAAACTGctagaattttttaaatataacacccttaacaagcaaataaaactgTTCCTAGAACTTAAGTCTGTCAAATGCTTTTGCCCAGATCATTTATGAAACTTACAGGAGAAACAGTCTTGTTCTGAAtgacaagcaaagcaaagcgcACAAATTAAAAGGATGCTAAATGGCAGAAACAAAAGGATAGGattatcttttgtttcatttggcaatagaaaaaagtaaatgtgttTCAAGCAAAATACTAGGGCAAATAGAATGgaaataggaaggaaaatgtgtcaTCCAATAAACTAAGCTTTCTACTTGCCTGGAATGCTTTATGTAGTTCCAGTCACCTGCTGTGATAAAGGATCCTGCAGAATTGGAGGGAACTTGAAGGTGGCATCAGGATTTGGGGGgctctgaaaaaatacaatgaaaggatttaaaaaaaaaatctatgacACTGGAAGAAAGATAAATAAGCTAAGATCAAGGTATAGAGAAATCACAAATGGTTTGTGGAAATATACCAGGAGTGCCTTGTCACATAACAAAGAAGAGCCATTATAACCGTGAAAATATCAAGTTCACTAAAACAAAatagtcatagaatcatagaatcatttaggttggaaaagacctttaagatcagagtccaaccattaacccaggactgccaagtccaccactaaactgtgtccctaagtgccacagctacctacacagcttttaaacacctccagggatggtgactcaaccgcttccctgggcagcctgttccaatgcctggTAACATTTTCAGTGACAACCCAGCTGCCATGGAATGTATAATTAGGCTAACATTATTTCATATTGTGGAGGTCAACAGCTCTGAGATGAAGGGAAAACTAGAGATTTATATAggtaaaaatacagatttataaTGTTAAGAAAAGTGTGGAAAGGGATGTAGTATTTCAATCAAGTTTAGCCTtggtttaaatttttaaaacttaggttaagattttcattttgtttatcCTGTATGTGCCCTCTGCAGGATGTATTGCAACTTTCTCCACAGCATCTAGTGCTAACCACCTCTGGAAATGGGAGATGGGACTAGCTGGGCTATGCTGTCATTTGTTGGCTGTCATCATGGCTCTCACTTCTATCACCTGGTGGTTCTTTGGGAGCCTGTGCAAAGTAAGCCGGTGTCCAGTTTCAGAGGTAGAAAGGACTGGGTGCAGCTTGGTTGTTTTCACAACTGGCACCACTTCTGTATCTGCCGTTACTAAGTGGCATGTTGGAAGTCTTCGTAATACAAACTTGTAGCTTCAGTCATAGTGGCCTAAACCAAATTAAGCTGTTGGAATTTACCTTTacgcaggcagggaggaggagtaGATACAGTAGTAAAGCTTACCTCCCTCCTGTGGAAATAGTCTGAGAAGATTAGGAAAGTAGACAAAATATGTACTTTATTTCTACTTCTTGTATAAAAACTATACCTTATATCTAATAATGTTATGTTGTAGACTCGTAAGTATATACTTATATCTACTAATGTTAGGGGACAgtacattttttctgaaaaatatacattGTCGTACCAaactcacatttttttaatgactagGAAAGCATCCCCAGTCCTGACTTTGGAGAGCTGGTCACTTTAGGTGCACAGCAAGGCACAGAATGTAGCATGGGCTAATTTACTTTATCTTCTGACAGAGTAAGTTAGCTCACAACAGACTCTACTGTGTAACGCCACAATTGGATCACCTTTGGTCACCTGTATGCCCTACTGAAGTTTATTCAAGTCTGTATTTTGCATTGATGTCAAGTGttgtttcactttttcattgtctgtattttgcattgATGTTAAGTCTTGTTTCACGTTTTCAttacttgtttttattaattttcattatttgttctTAAGTTTTGGTTGTAATAGCATTTTAcaatttctgtgggtttttccccctcaaaagaTCTTCAGTCTTGATCTGGGAGGTATATCTGCTATTGTACTGAACGGCTATGATGCAGTAAAGGAATGCCTTGTTCATCAAAGTGAAATTTTTGCAGATAGACCATCTCTTCCCTTGTTTAAGAAGCTGACAAACATGGGAGGTAGGTGCTAATGTCTTatctaaaaatgtaatttttgtcCAATAGATAGGTTTGTGATCAATGAAACATTTGCTTGAGCCATTTTCTCTACCTCTTTATCTCCTTCCACAAAATACTTGACGCTTCTTTAAAGATATTATTTGGAAAGAATTGTTACTCTCTGACTATGCTCCATAGCAAGATGTGTATAATTTTTTGtccatttaaataattttattatcttatcttacagggaaaaaaaaaccactgcataaaatactgtgttaaaatattttttcaggcttACTGAACAGTAAATATGGAAGAGGATGGACAGAACATCGCAAATTAGCTGTAAATACTTTTCGAAATTTTGGATACGGACAAAGGTCCTTTGAACACaaaatttcagaagaatctattttttttcttgatgccATTGATACATACAAAGGCAGACCATTTGATCTTAAGCACTTGATAACAAATGCTGTTTCAAACATTActaatttgattatttttggAGAACGTTTTACATACGAAGATACTGAATTTCAGCACATGATTGAGATTTTTAGTGAAAATATTGAATTAGCTGCTAgtgcttctgtgtttttataTAATGCTTTTCCTTGGATCGGTATCTTGCCATTTGGGAAACACcagcagctgtttaaaaatgcagctgaagtaTATGACTTTCTTCAAGACCTTATTGAACGTGTCTCTGAAAATAGAAAGCCTCAGTCACCTCGACATTTTGTAGATGCATATTTAGATGAGATGGATTGCAATGAAAATGATCCAGAATCTACATATTCAAgagaaaacttaattttctctGTTGGAGAACTCATCATAGCTGGGACAGAAACGACAACAAATGTTTTAAGATGGGCAGTGTTATTTATGGCTCTTTATCCAAACATTCAAGGTAAGAACTTTGACATTTTGAGGAACTGATACACTTTCCTATTGCAAatttaaaatgctcttttaaaaatgatgCAGTGATCCATAGTTGTAACCAAAAAGGAAGGTTTGTATATTATTCTGTTGTATCATTTACCAAATATACTATAGACAGGGgtgaaaagcttattttataTGTACATGAAGAGGCTATCAAAAGTAAAGTATGATGATAAAAATCttagaatattattttgtaaataagtTTTATGAAGCATTAATAAAGTATTTCTAATATATTTAAGTTTAGTGTTGTGAGGCATAATGTTGGTTGGCAGATGTACTAATCTGTGTAGTTAATAATAAATagtaagaaaatgcaattaaatatgATACTAATAAATTATactaaaaaatgcaaaaccaccAGCAAAATGTAAATCAGGTTGTAGTTAACAGTTTGGGtacagtttttttttctccttaagtGCCTCAATTCACAACAGATTTACATGTTATAGACATGTATATTCATAGttttggaagaacaaaaatagcacttaaaagttaaaaagatgTATTACAGTCATTTTGAAGAAAGACAGCAATAGATGTTTGAATGTCAGCCTGGATGTTTTGGCCAGAAGTTTGGATTTTAGGAGtgaacagtctttttttttttttttttcctgcctccacTTCCCTTTTCCTATCAAAGCCTTAGCAGTGCTTAGTTCAACTAGGAATTTTCAGTATTTGGAGAAAGAGCAGCCTGGATAACTTTGAAAGGTACTGCTGATACTTGGACCAAAGAATATTGCTCTAACATCAATTTCACCACCATCATAATTTCAGAATGGGGATAACAGCACTGCCTGTAGCTAGAAGGCTGTTGAGATCTGAAGTTCTGCATAGGAACCAGATATCTTTATGTATGAAAgattccattttcttcttctggtaGTAGGTGCATGCCTCTATGACTTCTGATTTTCTAAGCTAGAATAATTTCTAATTCAAATCgggtggaaaaaaagcaattgtgtatttatgtatctgtttttagattttaaaatattgatctATGTATCTGTTATATTATCTAAAATTAGAGAtcaaattttatatttacatataagGTAAATACAgctttacttgaaaaaaatgaaaattgaaataTGATGATAAAGTACGTCAAAGCCTGACATGCTGTAAACTGAAAATCATTCTGCTTACATGAAGAAGCTGATGCCAAAACTCTTCTGTTGCTGCCATTATCGTTATTTTAAAGTCCGCTATTCACTGAGCTCGTTAAAATATCTGGCTAAGCAAGTAGAACCAAAGTTCGCTTAAATATCTCCTGAGAGCCATAACGTCTTACTCAACTTTTCTAATTAGTTGATTAATTAATTGAACATGAGGAAACtgattaaagattaaaaaataggaaaaatttcttctaggattaaaaggaaaatctaaTAGATTTGagttgttaattttaaaaactttgagGGATATATTTAAGAGAAATATGTAGCTTCAGCTCACTAAGTACACCTAATAATTCTTTTGTAGAAGATTAAAACTGCAATTTCTACTTTTAACCAGTCAGTGTAATtcagatgatttaaaaaaaaaagtataaaaaaattaaatgttgcttttaTGCTTCTGAGCTCTACTAATTCATTTATGGGCTTTACACAGTGTAATAAGAAAAACTACCATAAAAGGAAACCgttcaataaaatgaaaaaaatagaatccGATTTTATAGGTACTCAAGTTTTAGGATGCATATATACATTGTCCATATTTtagttaaaaatgtatttggtgCCATAATTAGTCACAAGGATATATTTACACTCTACATTATATAAAAACCCTGGATGCAGAAAGGTCCACTTAAAGTTTCTGATCAGTCTGTCCTGGCTCACAAACAATAGTCACATCTTAAAACAAGAACATCCTTTCTCCTGCTCTATTACGATCTGACCAAgatactgtttttcaaaaaagataaaaaacttTGTAGTTTTGTGTCTCCTATGCACTAGCTGATTTTGTAGAGATCCACTTACCTAAAATAATCTTCTCATCTCAGATCTTGTGATACAATGAGTTTGGATTCAAGATCAGTTCAcctggataaaaataaaaattactgtcaCCTTTATTTAGACTTTCTCTGTCCAAGTATTACAATACACACCGATACACCACTACATCACAGAATGTAGTTTAACTAAGCTGCTTTTCACCTCTTAATTTTGATGTGAAATGTTGTCACTTTAGGTTGAAAAACCTGGTGATTCTTCTGGTAGAATTTTTCTGCTATTGCCCAGATTTGCATTATTGGTTCCACATGAATTGTAGAAGTGCAACTTTATTTTACTTAGGAGCTGTTTGGCAGTTTCAGCAAAGAAAGTGTATCGGGAAAAATAAGAGACAGTTTTGAGTGCCTTTGAGATTATTTAAATAAcctgtgaattttatttttaaaatagcttaaaaaaccccagtgatTGGATTTGTTCCTTTTCAGTTAGATTCAGACTCTTGCCCCTCTTAAATCTTACAGTGTTGTATCAGATATTTTCATCTTAAGAGTGAATGATTTTACATTGTGACAATTCTGAAGAATAATAGCAGAATTAGACAACAGAAAGTTCAAGTGGCTAATTTCAGTCTTATCTGTGTTTACTCAAGTACTTAACGTACTTTATCTTTGCAGTCTTTTGCTTGTTCCTTTAGTTTTGAAGAgctccagaaataaaaatatacacaagcaaagcaaagtatGTTAAACTACAATTTTACTGAGGataattacttttgaaatgaaGATTACTGGTATAGATGCTAGTAACAATTCCTAATAACAGGATAAGGAATATAGAATCTAAATTTTAAAGCTTATAAGCTACTACATTTTATGTAGGATATTTCATGTTTCAGTatccttttaaatatatatatattttatagcttaaataaaaaaagaaattatattacACAATAAATATCAGCTTTTATTCCTGTTCCTAACAGGGCAAGTTCAAAAAGAAATTGATTTAGTCATTGGCCCAAACAAAATGCCTGCCTtagaagagaaatgcaaaatgccaTACACTGAGGCTGTTCTACATGAAGTACTAAGATTCTGTAATATAGTTCCACTAGGTATTTTTCATGCAACTTCCAAAGATACTGTTGTGCGTGGTTATTCTATTCCTGAAGGCACTACAGTCATTACAAACCTCTACTCTGTccattttgatgaaaaatactGGAGCAATCCAGAAGTGTTTTTTCCTGAGAGGTTTTTGGACAGCAGCGGGCAGTTTGTCAAGAAAGAtgcatttattcctttttcacTAGGTAAGTGATCTCTTCCACTGTTCCTTTTCATAAATCTAGAGAGGTATAACATATAAGCGATGGCAATAAATCGGGAATGGACAGATGGATGTAAAATATCCACAGTCTGAtgaaacagctattttaaaGGTATTCAATGTAATGCACTTTGGACATAATACATTTTAGCACAATATCTTTTATATAGATGAGTTCGCTATTATATATAAACTAGCAAAAAAGTATGATACCTTCTTATCTGAGGAGTCTATAGATTTTATATTATTGCAGTACATAAGttgtatttctttcataatTAATAGTCCTTTGCTGCTACAGTCATTACATACAGGTGATTTACACAACCAGCTTTCAAATTGGAGCAGTTAGATCAGCACCAGAAATTGCAGATGTTATTCAGAACTAGCTTGGGGCTCAGCATGTATCACTTCATTCTGACCTGAGGAAATATTCTGGGAGTCCTAAATTATTATGGATTTGTCTTTTGATGCCTGTAAGAGTGGGTAATTTACCTTACATACAATTATCAACCTAAAAAATTAGGCGTTCCTTATAAACTAACTTCCAGGGCTACCTCTGCAGTCCATAGAAAGACATAGCCTTGTGTAGAGTGTGACTTAGTTTGCTCATCTGGGGTGCTCTTGCTCTGAAAAATAGGAGACAAGAGAAGACAATTCCCTTGGAATAGATACACTAGATCTAAATGGCCTGTTATGTTTGATGAAGCCTACCTTTACtatgtttctttttgtctgtttgacCTTACCAGTTCCAGATGTTGTTATCCATTCACCTGTGTCTTCCACAACCACGTTTACTCACTGTAACTAGTAATGGGAACTAATGTTTAAAGTCATTATCCAGACTTGTTTCAAATCTTTCTACTTAGAAAGTTACAATATTTGCCAGGCAATAATGACTGGCAGTAGATGTAATTAAGAAAACAGTAGGGAACAAAGGCTGAAATTCACAGtatcattttttaaagacatcttCTGTCTAGATTGGCACTTCAAGACAAGATAAAGGAGCTAATAGCTTATCTAAATAAATTTGACAGAATTAGTTACAATGGCATTTGTGTAGCGAGAGGAACAAGTTCTCTAAAATCTGTTTCTTGCTGTAAATTACCACCTATCCTCTCTTACAGAATGCTACCACCAAGTTCATACAGCTCCTCTTAGAACACAGAAATGACGATTCTTATTCATAATAAGAGTGAAAATGTAATTGAACCCATTTTAAGTCTTTTCAAAACCTTCTTTTCAATCCAGGAAGAAGACACTGTCTTGGAGAACAACTAGCTCgaatggaaatgtttttgttttttacttcaTTACTGCAACGATTTCACCTGTGTTTTCCTCATGGTGTGATTCCAGATCTCAAACCAAGATTAGGCATGACATTACAACCACAGCCATACCTCATCTGTGCAGAAAGACGGTGAAGAGAAGCATCTAGATTGTCAGGTGGAGCACAATGCTTCAAGTTGCAGCAGAGGATCCCCTTTGCCTTCTATTTCTAAATGTGTTCatgccagaaaaacaaagatttgAAGGACTTGCAGATAAATTCTGACTGCACACATCTTAATAGATTCTTTGTACTTggttttcacaaaaaaaacaccctcaaCCACAAACGTGAAACACATCCTGTGTTTAAAGCTCATGTTTTCACTCCAGAAGTCTCTTTTGAATCCAACTTCTgattcagcttttaaatactttattacTTAACAGGCCATTTTGCTTTGAGATGATATTTTTATAAACGTGGAGAACATGGCTCAAAATGTTTATACTCCAATTCATGTGTGGAAATCTCATTTATGTTATTCCAGCTAAGCAGTTCTTTATAATTCTCCATTAAATTTACATAGCTAAAAAGGTTTTAAAGGTATCTAAATTTTTGTAACTCAGAATAAACTATATTTTCCAACCTTGGCAAACAAATTGtatatttaagcattttaatccttccttctccttgcccTATTATCCCAGTTGGTCATAATTTTCTAGTGAATCAAAGAACTGTGTGAATTCACTAAAAGATCTTTTATGGCTTGCTTCTCATTTTGTAACATGTTACTAAACAACAGTGTTCAATTATTGCCATACTCCTGACAATTGCAGCAATCTCTGTTGCCTCCCCACACAAAGCGTTATGCAATGATTAAACTCTGCCTAAGACTAAGTCTACTTAGTCTACTAAGAATTAAGTTGACTTAGCCTACCAGACTAAAGTAGtctggaaaaagcagcatttgtgtTACCAGAGACACATGCAACTATACTAGGAGTCAAGAAAATAAGCTGCTCATGAGTTTGACAAGAGAAGAGACCTTTTGGGAAGGGGGAGTGGAATAGGGTAGaaggaacatattttaaatggattttaagCAGAAGTTTTAGGCCTAACAGCCACTCTTGACTTCTTccagcttcattttttattcctgACAGCTATTGCTTTATGGTTATTGGTAGATAAAGATTTATGCACGCAGGCCCTAAGGAGAACCTGATACTCTAAATATGACGTGTTTCGTCCCCACCACGCGAGAAGAAGTAAGGCCACAGGATACGGTTCAGAACAAAACACATACTCAGCCATTTAAGGACAGGGCTGAACATTAGACCATGCTCTTCTTACAGCTTATGCTTCAGTTTGGAGATGCAGGAAAGTTTAAAGGCAGTGATTGGGTGTTTTTCTGCTGACCTGACATTTTTCATCTTATACTGAGCAGAAAACACTTcctttgttttgaaacagcaaCAGAGAAGGATCAGACAGAGCTAATACTAGCCCACTTACATCATAGCCTATTGACTCAAGATGCAGCAGGTCCACCTCAAGTTACGGTGCCTGAGGGCAGTCAGACCCACATGTCCCGCAAAGAGCATCTCCAACACGTGCAGAACTGGTGCTCTGAAGAAGgtgggcaggctgctgctcttgctgagTAACTGCCTTTCTGTAGAGAAGATATAAGAttcagaaaggagaggaaggaggtaAGCCTGACTGCTGTGCACTGGGCACACCATGAAAGCTGTGAATAAACCGCTCCTAAGACACTGGGGTTTAGAAGTcgatatttttttgttttttttttttttttttgctggataCCTGTCTAAGTAGACGTTGCGCGCTTGTGAAATGCTTAAGTAAAAATTGTGGAATCTACCAGATTTAGGTGCCTTCAGTATGAAGTATGAATACATATGTTCAGTATGAATATTGAACAGAATTCACTGCTACAGTTCTGGACTCATGGTAATTCTTCCTATATCCCACCCCATGCTCTTAAATGAGACAGCCACAGGATTTTTAGTATCTAGGCTTGCCTTCTGTGTTGCAAGAACTCTAGGACATTCTTTGGTTAAAATATGATTCAAATAATCCTAATTGAAGTGAggggaagattaaaaaaaaacaagaaccAGTTCTTGTGGGGGCTGTGCTCAAAATGCAGCTGACCAGTGATAATTCCCTTTTGCTGAGGTATTTTGAGATCTAACTCCTGACTAGTCTTTAATCCATTTAATAAGAAACATATTGATTATATGTCATTCTGGTTTCTAAATCAAAATGCCTTATACAAGCCTCAGAATATCAATCCAAACTTTTACCATTATCTGCCAACTTACAGTCTCATTTAAGCAATCAAATACATTTGACAAGCTGTCTTTTCTATAAATCTGTATCAGTGTTATATTTACATGTTTCATTCTGTATcaactttttcattattttccctCTGACTTAGAATTAGCCTCACAATCcaatttaataatttgaaatactGACATAAGAATAGTTTTTTCAAGTCCTCTGGAATTTCCCCATTGAAGCTAGACTGATTAGTAATGAATATCAGCGGCCAGCCAAATGTTCAGAATTTCCTGTTGAGTTTTCTACAGCTGAAATATCTAGCATAGCTGGCTGCTGTTTAGCATTGGTTTAGGATTAAAGGCTGATATATTAACCAGtatatctttttctgtttgtagaaTATAAGGATGAAAAAAGACATTAAGTAATGCGTCAAGGTAAGATTGTTCCCATTTGCAGAAGTTTTTCCTATCTGGCTTTAAATGTACTAATAATTTAGGTCAAAAATTGTGTTCAGATACCGATGGAAAGATTTCTTGAAATTTAAAGTTGTAACCTCTCAATTTCTGTCTATTAATGTCATTTATTGCTCTCTTGGTTTCACCATTTTCCTAAGTTTTATTCCCTCCAGTATTTACAGCCttctcatttttgtcttttgcagaGTTAGCCGTTTGAATTCATGATGATAGTTTAGAAGTGGAAGCACTGTTTCCACATACAGGTGTATCACAACCACAAGAAGAAATTTTCATATACCCTCTCTGTAACTCCACTGTCATTCCCAAAGGCAGTGAAGGACTTTTTGCTGTAAATGTAGCTAAAAATGCATATTAGCTTGCCTTTGCTGCTCTCAATCAGCATAGTTTTGAATCATTCTGTTTTCTAGTttgtctaggaaaaaaaaccacttcagcttttttcccttcctgtgaGATTACTGCAATGTTCTTTGCGCTATTCTAGGGTCTTGTTCAGTACTTGTAAATGCAGACTAAGTTCAGCGGTCTTTCTTAAGGAACAGGTATTTTAGGATTAAGACTTGATTTTGTATTCtttacttaattattttaatttctccttgAGCAATAACTAGTTGCCTTTTCTGAGTATAATCACAGAAATCCTGCTAATTGGAGGGGAATACAGTCAACTCACCATTGTATGTGTTTACTATATCCCATTCAAAGGTCTCCACAGCCAACTATGGTGTAATACTAGTAGGAAGATTATGAGCTGCTGTATGTTTCGCCTACATCTATTTTCTGGGTCTTGGCTCTGGTTTTGTATACTTGCCTTAAACCAGAAATTCTAGAAGAGGTTCCATGCCTTAGCTCTTTTGTGCCATTTCTGTACCATGGGGAATGTGTGctttcttccctgtttctcagATACAGCCTATTCCTAGATCTACTCCTAGACACAAGTCCAAGCCCAGGGTAACACATCTTGCTATCTAGCAGGAAATTCCCTTAACACTGATGCAAAAGCTGCAGTCAATACCACCACAGTATCTGAAATCCTCCTTTCTAAAACTCTATCCTTTGGGCTTGTGGGTTAACCTTGGACATGCCAGCATCCCCAGAATCTGAAAAGGGAACACTACAAGGATGCCATATATGACACTGAAAGAACACTAAAGAAAATCTTACTCTCTAATTTCCTGAACTTCCACCAGTTTCTGTGATATTGGTGAACCTGAGCTTAGTGTGAACCTAATAAATGCAGGAAGGTTCATTAGCTTATACCTTCAGAAATTAACGCTACAAAGTGAGATTTCATAAAAGTTGGAAGAAACTTTAGTGCTTCTCTGAAAGTAAATAGTTTGAATTTATTGTGATATATCCTTTACGTGTATCAAGAATATGTTGTGAGAGAAAGACCTAGAGAATCACAATAATGCTTCTTTGTTAGTTTTCCAGTACATACTAGAAATAGTTCACTAACTTGAACTATATGCCAGGATGTagctacatcttttttttcaatgaacAATTTCTCTCATGTCTTAGATCTCCATTTCTCTTAATAAGAAAATGATAGCATGGAAACAGGGGAGATGGAGAACATTATAGCTGGTGTTTATAATATagcatgtattttaatgttagGTACACACTGTCAAGTGTATAATGTTTTAATGGAAACTAATAACTGTCCAGAGGATTCGTCATGT
Proteins encoded in this region:
- the LOC121095017 gene encoding vitamin D 25-hydroxylase isoform X1; amino-acid sequence: MGLAGLCCHLLAVIMALTSITWWFFGSLCKIFSLDLGGISAIVLNGYDAVKECLVHQSEIFADRPSLPLFKKLTNMGGLLNSKYGRGWTEHRKLAVNTFRNFGYGQRSFEHKISEESIFFLDAIDTYKGRPFDLKHLITNAVSNITNLIIFGERFTYEDTEFQHMIEIFSENIELAASASVFLYNAFPWIGILPFGKHQQLFKNAAEVYDFLQDLIERVSENRKPQSPRHFVDAYLDEMDCNENDPESTYSRENLIFSVGELIIAGTETTTNVLRWAVLFMALYPNIQGQVQKEIDLVIGPNKMPALEEKCKMPYTEAVLHEVLRFCNIVPLGIFHATSKDTVVRGYSIPEGTTVITNLYSVHFDEKYWSNPEVFFPERFLDSSGQFVKKDAFIPFSLGRRHCLGEQLARMEMFLFFTSLLQRFHLCFPHGVIPDLKPRLGMTLQPQPYLICAERR
- the LOC121095017 gene encoding vitamin D 25-hydroxylase isoform X3, encoding MGGLLNSKYGRGWTEHRKLAVNTFRNFGYGQRSFEHKISEESIFFLDAIDTYKGRPFDLKHLITNAVSNITNLIIFGERFTYEDTEFQHMIEIFSENIELAASASVFLYNAFPWIGILPFGKHQQLFKNAAEVYDFLQDLIERVSENRKPQSPRHFVDAYLDEMDCNENDPESTYSRENLIFSVGELIIAGTETTTNVLRWAVLFMALYPNIQGQVQKEIDLVIGPNKMPALEEKCKMPYTEAVLHEVLRFCNIVPLGIFHATSKDTVVRGYSIPEGTTVITNLYSVHFDEKYWSNPEVFFPERFLDSSGQFVKKDAFIPFSLGRRHCLGEQLARMEMFLFFTSLLQRFHLCFPHGVIPDLKPRLGMTLQPQPYLICAERR
- the LOC121095017 gene encoding vitamin D 25-hydroxylase isoform X2 — translated: MGLAGLCCHLLAVIMALTSITWWFFGSLCKIFSLDLGGISAIVLNGYDAVKECLVHQSEIFADRPSLPLFKKLTNMGGLLNSKYGRGWTEHRKLAVNTFRNFGYGQRSFEHKISEESIFFLDAIDTYKGRPFDLKHLITNAVSNITNLIIFGERFTYEDTEFQHMIEIFSENIELAASASVFLYNAFPWIGILPFGKHQQLFKNAAEVYDFLQDLIERVSENRKPQSPRHFVDAYLDEMDCNENDPESTYSRENLIFSVGELIIAGTETTTNVLRWAVLFMALYPNIQGQVQKEIDLVIGPNKMPALEEKCKMPYTEAVLHEVLRFCNIVPLGIFHATSKDTVVRGYSIPEGTTVITNLYSVHFDEKYWSNPEVFFPERFLDSSGQFVKKDAFIPFSLDLKPRLGMTLQPQPYLICAERR